A genomic region of Dickeya solani IPO 2222 contains the following coding sequences:
- the rplN gene encoding 50S ribosomal protein L14: MIQEQTMLNVADNSGARRVMCIKVLGGSHRRYAGVGDIIKITIKEAIPRGKVKKGDVLKAVVVRTKKGVRRPDGSVVRFDGNACVILNNNSEQPIGTRIFGPVTRELRTEKFMKIISLAPEVL; the protein is encoded by the coding sequence ATGATCCAAGAACAGACTATGCTGAATGTGGCCGATAACTCCGGTGCACGTCGCGTAATGTGTATCAAGGTTCTAGGTGGCTCGCACCGTCGCTACGCAGGCGTCGGCGACATCATCAAAATTACCATCAAGGAAGCAATTCCCCGCGGTAAGGTGAAGAAAGGCGATGTGCTGAAGGCGGTAGTGGTGCGCACCAAGAAGGGTGTTCGTCGTCCTGACGGTTCTGTCGTTCGCTTCGATGGTAATGCATGCGTTATTCTGAACAATAACAGCGAGCAACCTATCGGTACGCGTATTTTTGGGCCGGTAACTCGTGAACTGCGTACTGAAAAGTTCATGAAAATTATCTCTCTGGCACCAGAAGTACTGTAA
- the rpsQ gene encoding 30S ribosomal protein S17 — MTDKIRTLQGRVVSDKMEKSMVVAIERFVKHPLYGKFIKRTTKLHVHDENNECGIGDVVEIRECRPLSKTKSWTLVRVVEKAIL; from the coding sequence ATGACCGATAAAATCCGTACTCTGCAAGGTCGAGTGGTAAGTGACAAAATGGAGAAATCCATGGTTGTTGCTATCGAACGTTTTGTGAAACACCCGTTGTACGGGAAATTCATCAAGCGTACGACCAAACTGCACGTACACGACGAGAACAACGAATGTGGAATTGGCGACGTGGTGGAAATCCGCGAATGCCGTCCGCTGTCCAAAACTAAATCTTGGACGTTGGTTCGCGTTGTAGAGAAAGCGATTCTGTAA
- the rpmC gene encoding 50S ribosomal protein L29: protein MKANELREKSVEELNTELLGLLREQFNLRMQAASGQLQQTHLVKQVRRNIARVKTLLTQKAGA, encoded by the coding sequence ATGAAAGCAAATGAGCTGCGTGAAAAGAGCGTTGAAGAGCTGAACACCGAGCTGCTCGGGCTGCTGCGCGAGCAATTTAACCTGCGCATGCAGGCGGCCAGTGGTCAGTTGCAACAGACTCACCTGGTGAAACAAGTGCGTCGCAATATTGCACGTGTTAAGACTTTACTGACTCAGAAGGCGGGTGCGTAA
- the rplP gene encoding 50S ribosomal protein L16 — MLQPKRTKFRKMHKGRNRGLAAGTDVSFGTFGLKAVGRGRLTARQIEAARRAMTRAVKRQGKIWIRVFPDKPITEKPLEVRMGKGKGNVEYWVALIQPGKVLYEMDGVPEELAREAFQLAAAKLPIKTTFVTKTVM, encoded by the coding sequence ATGTTACAACCAAAGCGTACAAAATTCCGTAAGATGCACAAAGGCCGCAACCGCGGTCTGGCTGCCGGCACGGATGTCAGCTTCGGTACTTTCGGTCTGAAAGCTGTTGGTCGTGGTCGCCTGACCGCTCGCCAAATCGAAGCTGCACGTCGTGCTATGACTCGTGCTGTTAAGCGTCAAGGTAAGATCTGGATCCGTGTATTCCCAGACAAACCGATTACTGAAAAGCCGCTTGAAGTACGTATGGGTAAAGGTAAAGGTAACGTGGAATATTGGGTTGCCTTGATTCAGCCAGGTAAAGTCCTGTACGAAATGGACGGTGTGCCGGAAGAGTTAGCCCGTGAGGCATTCCAACTGGCAGCAGCGAAACTGCCGATCAAAACCACCTTTGTAACTAAGACGGTGATGTAA
- the rpsC gene encoding 30S ribosomal protein S3: MGQKVHPNGIRLGIVKTWNSTWYANTKEFADNLDSDFKVRQYLNKELEKASVSRIVIERPAKSIRVTIHTARPGIVIGKKGEDVEKLRKGVADIAGVPAQINIAEVRKPELDAKLVADSITSQLERRVMFRRAMKRAVQNAMRLGAKGIKVEVSGRLGGAEIARTEWYREGRVPLHTLRADIDYNTSEAHTTYGVIGVKVWIFKGEILGGMAAVEQPEKPAAQPKKQQRKGRK; this comes from the coding sequence ATGGGTCAGAAAGTACATCCTAATGGTATTCGCCTGGGTATTGTCAAAACTTGGAACTCTACCTGGTATGCAAATACCAAAGAATTCGCTGACAACCTGGACAGCGATTTTAAAGTTCGCCAGTACCTGAACAAGGAACTGGAGAAGGCATCCGTTTCTCGCATCGTTATCGAGCGTCCGGCTAAAAGCATTCGTGTGACCATTCACACTGCTCGCCCAGGCATCGTTATCGGCAAGAAAGGTGAAGACGTTGAAAAACTGCGTAAGGGCGTAGCGGATATCGCTGGCGTACCGGCGCAGATCAACATCGCTGAAGTTCGTAAGCCTGAACTGGACGCAAAATTGGTTGCCGACAGCATCACTTCTCAGCTGGAGCGTCGTGTGATGTTCCGCCGCGCGATGAAGCGTGCTGTTCAGAACGCCATGCGTCTGGGCGCTAAAGGTATCAAAGTTGAAGTCAGTGGTCGTCTGGGCGGCGCTGAAATCGCACGTACCGAATGGTACCGCGAAGGTCGCGTTCCGCTGCACACGCTGCGTGCTGACATCGACTACAACACCTCCGAAGCGCACACCACTTACGGTGTCATCGGTGTGAAAGTGTGGATCTTCAAAGGTGAGATCCTGGGTGGTATGGCTGCCGTTGAACAACCGGAAAAACCGGCTGCTCAACCTAAAAAGCAGCAGCGTAAAGGCCGCAAGTAA
- the rplV gene encoding 50S ribosomal protein L22, with translation METIAKHCHARSSAQKVRLVADLIRGKKVSQALDILTYTNKKAAGLVKKVLESAIANAEHNDGADIDDLKVAKIFVDEGPSMKRIMPRAKGRADRILKRTSHITVVVSDR, from the coding sequence ATGGAAACTATCGCTAAACATTGCCATGCTCGTTCTTCTGCTCAGAAGGTTCGCCTGGTGGCTGACCTGATTCGCGGTAAGAAAGTGTCGCAAGCTCTGGATATTCTGACCTACACCAACAAGAAAGCTGCTGGTCTGGTCAAGAAAGTACTGGAGTCTGCCATTGCTAATGCAGAGCACAACGATGGCGCTGACATTGACGATCTGAAAGTTGCGAAAATCTTCGTAGACGAAGGCCCGAGCATGAAACGCATTATGCCGCGTGCTAAAGGTCGTGCGGATCGCATCCTGAAGCGTACCAGCCACATTACTGTGGTTGTGTCCGATCGCTGA
- the rpsS gene encoding 30S ribosomal protein S19, with amino-acid sequence MPRSLKKGPFIDLHLLKKVEKAVESGDKKPLRTWSRRSTIFPNMIGLTIAVHNGRQHVPVFISDEMVGHKLGEFAPTRTYRGHAADKKAKKK; translated from the coding sequence ATGCCACGTTCTCTCAAGAAAGGTCCATTTATTGACCTGCACTTGCTGAAGAAGGTAGAGAAAGCGGTGGAAAGCGGTGACAAGAAGCCCCTGCGCACCTGGTCCCGTCGCTCAACGATCTTTCCAAACATGATCGGTTTGACCATCGCTGTCCATAATGGTCGTCAGCACGTTCCGGTATTCATCTCTGATGAGATGGTCGGACACAAGCTGGGTGAATTCGCACCGACTCGTACTTATCGCGGTCACGCGGCTGATAAAAAAGCCAAGAAGAAATAA
- the rplB gene encoding 50S ribosomal protein L2 has product MAVVKCKPTSPGRRHVVKVVNPELHKGKPYAPLLEKNSKTGGRNNNGRITTRHIGGGHKQQYRIVDFKRNKDGIPAVVERLEYDPNRSANIALVLYKDGERRYILAPKGLKAGDQIQSGVDAAIKTGNTLPMRNIPVGSTVHNVEMKPGKGGQLARSAGAYVQIVAREGAYVTLRLRSGEMRKVESDCRATLGEVGNAEHMLRVLGKAGASRWRGIRPTVRGTAMNPVDHPHGGGEGRNFGKHPVTPWGVQTKGKKTRSNKRTDKFIVRRRTK; this is encoded by the coding sequence ATGGCAGTTGTTAAGTGTAAACCGACATCTCCGGGTCGTCGCCACGTTGTTAAAGTGGTTAACCCTGAGCTGCACAAGGGCAAACCGTATGCCCCGTTGCTGGAAAAAAACAGCAAAACCGGTGGCCGTAACAACAATGGCCGCATCACCACTCGTCACATCGGTGGTGGTCACAAACAGCAGTACCGTATTGTTGACTTCAAACGCAACAAAGACGGTATTCCAGCTGTGGTCGAGCGTCTGGAGTACGATCCGAACCGTTCCGCGAATATCGCGCTGGTTCTGTACAAAGACGGCGAACGCCGTTATATCCTGGCGCCGAAAGGCCTGAAAGCAGGTGACCAGATTCAGTCTGGTGTTGATGCTGCAATCAAAACCGGTAACACCCTGCCGATGCGTAACATCCCGGTGGGTTCAACGGTTCATAACGTAGAAATGAAACCAGGTAAAGGCGGCCAGCTGGCTCGCTCTGCCGGTGCCTACGTTCAGATCGTTGCCCGTGAAGGTGCTTACGTTACCCTGCGTCTGCGTTCTGGCGAAATGCGTAAAGTCGAATCCGACTGCCGCGCAACGCTGGGCGAAGTCGGCAACGCCGAGCACATGCTGCGCGTTCTGGGTAAAGCTGGTGCTTCACGCTGGCGTGGTATTCGTCCGACCGTTCGCGGTACGGCGATGAACCCGGTTGACCACCCGCACGGTGGTGGTGAAGGTCGTAACTTTGGTAAGCACCCGGTTACTCCGTGGGGCGTTCAGACCAAAGGTAAGAAGACCCGCAGCAACAAGCGTACTGATAAATTCATCGTACGTCGCCGTACTAAATAA
- the rplW gene encoding 50S ribosomal protein L23 yields MIREERLLKVLRAPHVSEKASTAMEKNNTIVLKVAKDATKAEIKAAVQKLFEVEVNDVRTLVVKGKVKRHGQRIGRRSDWKKAYVTLKEGQNLDFIGGAE; encoded by the coding sequence ATGATTCGTGAAGAACGTCTGCTGAAAGTATTGCGCGCGCCGCACGTTTCTGAAAAAGCGTCTACTGCGATGGAAAAAAATAACACCATCGTGCTCAAAGTTGCTAAAGACGCGACTAAAGCAGAAATCAAAGCTGCAGTACAGAAACTGTTTGAAGTCGAAGTCAATGACGTCCGCACCCTGGTTGTTAAAGGGAAAGTAAAACGTCACGGACAGCGTATCGGTCGTCGTAGCGACTGGAAAAAAGCTTACGTCACCCTGAAAGAAGGCCAGAATCTGGACTTCATCGGCGGCGCAGAGTAA